The following are encoded in a window of Miltoncostaea marina genomic DNA:
- a CDS encoding ABC transporter ATP-binding protein: MSEATPEPTAPAADPRDGLAVSARDLTKRYGSGDAAVDALRGVSVDFPKGQFAAVMGPSGSGKSTLMHILAGLDSPSSGSVTIDGTEITSLSDKQLTMLRREKVGFVFQFFNLLPMLTAEENLELPMTIAGRKVDPAWERELVTSVGLDDRRRHRPSELSGGQQQRVALARGLISRPAVLFADEPTGNLDSATSEEMLRLLRHSVDEYGQTIVMVTHDGRAAAFADRVLFLRDGLIVQDHGHLEADAIYDVVKSLE, from the coding sequence ATGTCCGAAGCGACGCCGGAGCCGACCGCTCCAGCCGCCGATCCGCGCGACGGCCTCGCCGTGTCCGCGCGGGACCTGACGAAGCGCTACGGGTCCGGCGACGCCGCGGTCGACGCGCTGCGGGGCGTCTCGGTCGACTTCCCGAAGGGCCAGTTCGCCGCCGTGATGGGCCCGTCCGGCTCCGGCAAGTCGACGCTCATGCACATCCTGGCCGGGCTCGACTCCCCCAGCTCGGGCAGCGTGACCATCGACGGCACGGAGATCACCTCGCTCTCGGACAAGCAGCTCACGATGCTGCGCCGCGAGAAGGTCGGCTTCGTCTTCCAGTTCTTCAACCTGCTCCCGATGCTGACGGCCGAGGAGAACCTCGAGCTGCCGATGACCATCGCCGGGCGCAAGGTGGACCCCGCCTGGGAGCGGGAGCTCGTGACCTCGGTCGGCCTCGACGACCGCCGCCGCCACCGGCCGTCGGAGCTGTCCGGCGGCCAGCAGCAGCGGGTCGCCCTGGCGCGCGGGCTCATCTCGCGCCCGGCGGTGCTGTTCGCCGACGAGCCCACCGGCAACCTCGACTCGGCCACCTCCGAGGAGATGCTGCGCCTGCTGCGCCACTCGGTGGACGAGTACGGGCAGACGATCGTGATGGTCACCCACGACGGCCGCGCCGCGGCGTTCGCCGACCGGGTGCTGTTCCTGCGCGACGGCCTGATCGTGCAGGACCACGGCCACCTCGAGGCCGACGCCATCTACGACGTCGTCAAGTCGCTCGAGTAG
- a CDS encoding ATP-binding protein: MTHGVHSSLRLPADLAVLGFVRSALACLLTREEWPPEAACIVLLASNEVLTNAIEHGSPVGAAVEVELSVTEGWADLRVVDQGVPGRAVPTVPAEPPPPSSERGRGLLIISRLADELTVRPQGRGTEVTVGFRRPEARPATASERTARRAA; encoded by the coding sequence TTGACGCACGGCGTCCACTCAAGCCTGAGGCTCCCCGCCGACCTCGCGGTGCTCGGGTTCGTGCGCTCGGCGCTCGCCTGCCTGCTCACGCGGGAGGAGTGGCCGCCCGAGGCGGCCTGCATCGTCCTGCTGGCCTCCAACGAGGTGCTGACCAACGCGATCGAGCACGGGTCGCCCGTCGGCGCCGCCGTGGAGGTGGAGCTGTCGGTCACCGAGGGGTGGGCCGACCTGCGGGTCGTGGACCAGGGCGTGCCGGGCCGCGCCGTCCCCACCGTGCCGGCCGAGCCGCCGCCGCCGTCCAGCGAGCGCGGCCGGGGGCTCCTCATCATCAGCCGGCTCGCCGACGAGCTGACCGTGCGGCCGCAGGGCCGGGGGACCGAGGTCACCGTCGGCTTCCGCCGCCCGGAGGCCCGCCCGGCGACGGCCTCGGAGCGCACCGCCCGGCGCGCGGCGTAA
- a CDS encoding argininosuccinate synthase yields MHRVVLLYSGGLDTSVMLKWIQDEYDAEVVALCVDLGQPADDFDAVRQKALDLGAVASLVVDAKEEFARDYVAPAIKANARYQGGYPLFTALGRPLLAKLACEAAREHDADTVAHGCTGKGNDQVRIEATIATLAPDLKVIAPVREWSMGRDEEIAYAQEHGIPVTSTVERPYSIDDNLWGRSSEGGVIEDLEQPPPGDVFQLVTPPTEAPDRPEDVVLGFRDGLPVSLDGEELGLVELIRRVADAAARNGVGILDHIEDRVVGLKVRDLYEVPAAEVILTAHRELEKLVCTGRENALKPQLDALWAQLAYEGVWYEPLLADLNAFMDRVNARVEGEITMRLYKGSATAVARRSPNAIYDRSLATFNADASFAQGAAPGFIELFSLQSRTAYRIAQARERG; encoded by the coding sequence GTGCACCGAGTCGTGCTGCTCTACTCGGGGGGCCTGGACACGTCGGTGATGCTGAAGTGGATCCAGGACGAGTACGACGCCGAGGTCGTGGCGCTGTGCGTGGACCTGGGCCAGCCGGCCGACGACTTCGACGCCGTGCGCCAGAAGGCCCTCGACCTGGGCGCGGTCGCGAGCCTCGTGGTGGACGCCAAGGAGGAGTTCGCACGCGACTACGTGGCGCCGGCCATCAAGGCCAACGCGCGCTACCAGGGCGGCTACCCGCTGTTCACCGCGCTGGGGCGCCCGCTGCTCGCCAAGCTGGCCTGCGAGGCCGCCCGCGAGCACGACGCCGACACGGTCGCGCACGGCTGCACGGGCAAGGGCAACGACCAGGTGCGCATCGAGGCGACGATCGCCACGCTCGCGCCCGACCTGAAGGTGATCGCGCCGGTGCGCGAGTGGTCGATGGGCCGCGACGAGGAGATCGCCTACGCCCAGGAGCACGGCATCCCGGTCACCTCGACGGTGGAGCGGCCGTACTCCATCGACGACAACCTCTGGGGGCGCTCGAGCGAGGGCGGCGTCATCGAGGACCTGGAGCAGCCGCCGCCCGGCGACGTCTTCCAGCTCGTCACGCCGCCCACGGAGGCCCCGGACCGTCCCGAGGACGTGGTCCTCGGCTTCCGCGACGGCCTGCCCGTCAGCCTCGACGGCGAGGAGCTGGGCCTGGTCGAGCTCATCCGCCGCGTGGCCGACGCGGCCGCCCGCAACGGCGTCGGCATCCTCGATCACATCGAGGACCGGGTCGTGGGCCTGAAGGTGCGCGACCTCTACGAGGTGCCGGCCGCCGAGGTGATCCTCACCGCCCACCGCGAGCTCGAGAAGCTCGTCTGCACCGGCCGCGAGAACGCGCTCAAGCCGCAGCTCGACGCGCTGTGGGCCCAGCTCGCCTACGAGGGCGTCTGGTACGAGCCGCTGCTCGCCGACCTCAACGCGTTCATGGACCGCGTCAACGCCCGGGTGGAGGGCGAGATCACGATGCGCCTCTACAAGGGCTCGGCCACGGCCGTGGCGCGGCGCTCGCCCAACGCGATCTACGACCGCAGCCTCGCCACCTTCAACGCCGACGCCTCGTTCGCCCAGGGCGCGGCGCCCGGCTTCATCGAGCTGTTCTCCCTGCAGAGCCGCACGGCGTACCGCATCGCGCAGGCGCGGGAGCGCGGATGA
- a CDS encoding WD40 repeat domain-containing protein, with protein sequence MRRGGPPILPLDAAGVPPYARVERGARGLRFAPLPAPEGAAAEPGAPLRAMAGAPAALRRAAVVADGALVLGVGAGVAYTLRAPAMQVIHDRRPPGLDRAAGAAGANAGLLHGADGWRMVVLPSLGDVAADLGPGPVALRPDGRRLAVALEGRVEEHDLPGDGPAAVHEGPADALAYLPDGTLLAAAGAAVGAPGAAPAADGPPVVELHAAAAAPRAAALHADGTVTVWEAGAAEPLGRWAAPPEARGSVALSPDGALVALGSPEGDAPVAVVVDARGGAPVRVVEGARAIAFGPEPGTLVVSGDWGCAWLSPPEEA encoded by the coding sequence ATGAGGCGCGGCGGGCCGCCGATCCTCCCGCTCGACGCGGCGGGGGTGCCTCCGTACGCGCGCGTCGAGCGGGGCGCGCGCGGGCTGCGGTTCGCGCCGCTGCCCGCGCCGGAGGGCGCGGCGGCCGAGCCGGGCGCCCCGCTGCGCGCGATGGCGGGCGCCCCCGCGGCGCTGCGCCGGGCGGCCGTCGTGGCCGACGGCGCCCTGGTGCTCGGCGTGGGCGCCGGGGTCGCGTACACCCTGCGGGCGCCGGCGATGCAGGTGATCCACGACCGCCGCCCGCCCGGCCTCGACCGCGCCGCCGGCGCGGCGGGGGCCAACGCGGGCCTGCTGCACGGCGCCGACGGGTGGCGGATGGTGGTGCTGCCGAGCCTCGGCGACGTCGCCGCCGACCTCGGGCCGGGCCCGGTCGCGCTGCGCCCCGACGGCCGGCGCCTGGCCGTCGCGCTCGAGGGCCGGGTGGAGGAGCACGACCTGCCCGGGGACGGTCCCGCCGCGGTGCACGAGGGGCCCGCCGACGCGCTCGCCTACCTGCCCGACGGCACGCTGCTCGCGGCGGCCGGCGCCGCGGTCGGCGCGCCCGGCGCGGCGCCGGCAGCCGACGGGCCGCCGGTCGTCGAGCTGCACGCCGCCGCGGCCGCGCCGCGCGCCGCCGCCCTCCACGCCGACGGCACGGTGACGGTCTGGGAGGCGGGGGCCGCGGAGCCGCTCGGCCGCTGGGCCGCGCCGCCGGAGGCGCGCGGCTCGGTCGCGCTCTCGCCCGACGGCGCGCTCGTCGCGCTCGGCTCGCCCGAGGGCGACGCGCCGGTCGCCGTCGTCGTCGACGCCCGCGGCGGCGCGCCCGTGCGGGTCGTGGAGGGCGCCCGCGCGATCGCGTTCGGCCCCGAGCCGGGCACGCTCGTCGTGTCCGGCGACTGGGGCTGCGCCTGGCTGTCACCACCCGAGGAGGCCTGA
- a CDS encoding heavy metal translocating P-type ATPase encodes MLSGLLLWALGLDVAADAVWSATTVLVLAPLVLSVARALTRGDLGVDVIALLAMAGALALGEYLAAAVVALMMSGGEALEALAAGRSRRELAALLARAPRTATLRRDGALVEVPADAVGVGDLVVVRAGEVLPVDGLVEGGSAVLDQAALTGEPLPVEIPEGGAVRSGSTNAGAAIDVRATRPAAESAYAAIVRLVREAGAQRAPFVRMADRYAVVFLAVTLALAGLAWAVSGDPVRALAVLVVATPCPLILAAPIALVAGVSRAARRGVIVKGAGVIEALGGARAVLLDKTGTLTLGTPEVEDVVAADGRSADEVLRLAASVEQLSMHVLGQALVDAAAGRELRLSLPADVVEDPGFGVQGRVDGARVVAGAPDWVRGQGVTGVEALGVAAGAGRAVVAVGIDGRAAGAVVFGDRLRDDASATVERMRRTGIEQIAMVTGDERSVAEEVAARVGVDRVHADQTPADKLDVVRAMRADGAGVVMVGDGINDAPALAMADVGIAVGSIGASASTEAADAIVAVDEIGRIADAVEIGRRSIGIARQSVLVGMGLSIAAMIVAAAGHLPPVGGALLQEAIDVAVILNALRALTGPRG; translated from the coding sequence GTGCTGTCCGGGCTGCTCCTGTGGGCGCTCGGCCTCGACGTCGCGGCCGACGCCGTCTGGAGCGCGACGACCGTGCTGGTGCTGGCGCCGCTCGTCCTGAGCGTGGCCCGCGCGCTGACCCGCGGCGACCTCGGCGTCGACGTGATCGCCCTGCTCGCCATGGCGGGCGCCCTGGCGCTCGGCGAGTACCTGGCGGCGGCGGTGGTGGCGCTGATGATGTCCGGCGGCGAGGCGCTCGAGGCGCTGGCCGCCGGCCGCTCGCGCCGGGAGCTCGCGGCGCTGCTCGCCCGGGCGCCCCGCACCGCGACGCTCCGCCGCGACGGCGCGCTGGTGGAGGTCCCGGCCGACGCGGTCGGGGTCGGCGACCTGGTCGTGGTGCGCGCCGGCGAGGTGCTGCCGGTGGACGGGCTGGTCGAGGGCGGCTCGGCCGTGCTCGACCAGGCCGCCCTCACCGGCGAGCCGCTGCCGGTCGAGATCCCCGAGGGCGGGGCGGTGCGCAGCGGCAGCACGAACGCCGGCGCAGCGATCGACGTCCGCGCCACCCGGCCCGCCGCCGAGAGCGCGTACGCCGCGATCGTCCGCCTCGTGCGGGAGGCGGGCGCCCAGCGCGCACCCTTCGTGCGCATGGCCGACCGCTACGCCGTGGTGTTCCTCGCGGTCACGCTCGCCCTGGCCGGGCTCGCCTGGGCAGTCAGCGGCGATCCGGTGCGCGCGCTCGCGGTGCTGGTCGTCGCGACCCCGTGCCCGCTGATCCTGGCGGCGCCGATCGCGCTGGTCGCCGGCGTGTCGCGGGCGGCCCGGCGCGGCGTGATCGTGAAGGGCGCGGGCGTGATCGAGGCGCTCGGGGGGGCGCGCGCCGTGCTGCTCGACAAGACCGGCACCCTGACCCTCGGAACGCCCGAGGTGGAGGACGTCGTCGCGGCGGACGGCCGCTCCGCTGACGAGGTGCTGCGGCTGGCGGCCTCGGTCGAGCAGCTCTCGATGCACGTGCTCGGCCAGGCCCTCGTGGACGCGGCCGCCGGCCGCGAGCTGCGGCTGTCGCTGCCCGCCGACGTGGTGGAGGACCCCGGCTTCGGCGTGCAGGGGCGGGTCGACGGCGCGCGGGTCGTTGCGGGGGCCCCCGATTGGGTGCGCGGGCAGGGGGTGACCGGCGTCGAGGCGCTCGGCGTCGCAGCAGGGGCGGGACGCGCCGTGGTCGCGGTGGGGATCGACGGCCGGGCGGCGGGCGCCGTGGTCTTCGGCGACCGCCTGCGCGACGACGCCTCGGCCACCGTCGAGCGCATGCGCCGGACCGGCATCGAGCAGATCGCGATGGTGACCGGCGACGAGCGGTCGGTCGCCGAGGAGGTGGCGGCCCGCGTGGGGGTGGACCGGGTCCACGCCGACCAGACGCCCGCCGACAAGCTCGACGTGGTGCGCGCGATGCGCGCGGACGGCGCCGGCGTGGTGATGGTCGGCGACGGCATCAACGACGCCCCCGCGCTGGCGATGGCGGACGTCGGCATCGCGGTGGGGTCGATCGGCGCGAGCGCGTCGACCGAGGCGGCGGACGCGATCGTGGCCGTCGACGAGATCGGGCGCATCGCGGACGCCGTCGAGATCGGCCGCCGGTCCATCGGCATCGCCCGCCAGAGCGTCCTGGTGGGCATGGGCCTGTCCATCGCGGCGATGATCGTCGCGGCGGCGGGCCACCTGCCGCCGGTGGGCGGCGCCCTCCTGCAGGAGGCGATCGACGTCGCCGTGATCCTCAACGCCCTCCGGGCGCTGACGGGGCCGCGCGGCTGA
- a CDS encoding ester cyclase, whose protein sequence is MTTTASDPRAVAAAQLEAFNDEDWDRFAELSHPGIVYTEAGTGRRIEGIEPYLEALREWKVALPDVRGDIRRALAEGGTVAEDVIWRGTQDGPLGTSGRDIAPTGRRIEVTATLWVTVRDGRVADVEHHLDVLTLLAQIGVLGDGEA, encoded by the coding sequence ATGACCACGACCGCATCCGACCCCCGGGCCGTCGCCGCGGCCCAGCTCGAGGCCTTCAACGACGAGGACTGGGACCGCTTCGCCGAGCTGTCCCACCCCGGCATCGTCTACACCGAGGCGGGCACGGGCCGCCGCATCGAGGGCATCGAGCCCTACCTCGAGGCGCTGCGCGAATGGAAGGTCGCGCTGCCCGACGTGCGGGGCGACATCCGCCGCGCGCTCGCGGAGGGCGGCACGGTGGCCGAGGACGTGATCTGGCGCGGCACCCAGGACGGGCCGCTCGGGACGTCGGGCCGCGACATCGCCCCCACCGGCCGGCGCATCGAGGTCACGGCGACGCTCTGGGTGACGGTCCGCGACGGCAGGGTCGCCGACGTCGAGCACCACCTCGACGTGCTCACCCTCCTCGCGCAGATCGGCGTGCTGGGCGACGGCGAGGCCTGA